The Triticum aestivum cultivar Chinese Spring chromosome 7B, IWGSC CS RefSeq v2.1, whole genome shotgun sequence genome window below encodes:
- the LOC123161061 gene encoding chitinase 8, whose product MAMSPLAVYAAILLLALAAGGAEAQDVGSTITQAMFESMLPNRDPFYTYDAFITAAKTFPDFGTTGQLMKRELAAFFGQTSHETTGGGSEGGYKFIEEINKNDPLYYGRGPIQLTGQSNYRAAGAALNQPLESNPEIVANNPVVSFQTALWYWMTEQSPKPSCHNVILGNWKPTDADNAAGRLPGYGVITNIINGGVECGMGQMPNDPNADRIAYYKRYCDMLNTTYGDNLDCYSQKNFAA is encoded by the exons atggcaATGTCACCACTTGCTGTGTATGCCGCCATCCTGCTGCTCGCgttggcggcgggcggcgccgaggCCCAGGACGTGGGCTCAACCATCACGCAGGCCATGTTCGAGAGCATGCTGCCCAACCGCGACCCCTTCTATACGTACGACGCCTTCATCACCGCCGCCAAAACCTTCCCGGATTTCGGCACCACCGGCCAACTTATGAAGCGCGAGCTCGCAGCCTTCTTCGGCCAGACCTCGCACGAGACCACCGGCG GAGGCTCAGAAGGGGGATACAAGTTCATAGAGGAGATAAACAAGAACGATCCACTCTACTACGGACGGGGACCGATTCAGTTGACAGGGCAGTCCAACTACAGGGCCGCCGGGGCCGCGCTGAACCAGCCCCTGGAGAGCAACCCGGAGATAGTGGCCAATAACCCGGTGGTCTCCTTCCAGACGGCCCTCTGGTACTGGATGACGGAGCAGTCGCCCAAGCCGTCCTGCCACAACGTCATCCTGGGCAACTGGAAGCCCACGGACGCCGACAACGCCGCCGGCCGGCTGCCCGGCTACGGCGTCATCACAAACATCATCAACGGCGGGGTCGAGTGCGGCATGGGCCAGATGCCAAACGACCCCAACGCGGACCGCATCGCCTACTACAAGCGCTACTGCGACATGCTCAACACCACCTACGGCGACAACCTTGACTGCTACTCCCAGAAGAATTTCGCTGCCTAG